Proteins from one Shewanella pealeana ATCC 700345 genomic window:
- the ssb gene encoding single-stranded DNA-binding protein — MASRGVNKVILVGNLGQDPEVRYMPNGNAVANITVATSESWKDQQGQQQERTEWHRVVMFGKLAEITGEYLRKGSQVYLEGKLQTRKWKDQSGQDRYSTEVVVDQGGSMQMLGSRNQSGGAPAQGGNQNYGGQQSQQQQGGYSSNSQPQQQNSYQPKPQAPAQQGGYQQQQPQQQAPQQGGYAPKPQSAPAPQQAPQQRPAPQPQQNFTPDLDDGWDDDIPF; from the coding sequence ATGGCTAGTCGTGGTGTCAATAAAGTAATTTTGGTCGGTAATTTAGGACAAGATCCTGAAGTACGTTATATGCCTAACGGCAATGCCGTAGCCAATATTACCGTGGCGACAAGTGAGTCTTGGAAAGACCAACAAGGTCAGCAGCAAGAGCGTACTGAATGGCACCGTGTTGTGATGTTCGGCAAGTTGGCTGAAATCACTGGTGAATATTTACGTAAAGGCTCTCAAGTTTACCTAGAAGGCAAACTACAGACTCGTAAGTGGAAAGACCAAAGCGGTCAAGATCGTTACAGCACTGAAGTGGTTGTCGATCAAGGTGGCAGCATGCAGATGCTAGGTAGTCGTAACCAGAGTGGTGGCGCACCAGCACAAGGTGGCAACCAGAACTATGGTGGTCAGCAGTCACAACAGCAGCAAGGTGGCTACAGCTCTAATTCACAGCCACAGCAGCAAAACAGCTACCAGCCTAAGCCTCAAGCTCCTGCTCAACAAGGTGGCTACCAGCAACAACAGCCACAGCAGCAAGCGCCTCAGCAAGGTGGTTATGCTCCTAAGCCACAATCTGCACCTGCTCCGCAGCAAGCGCCACAACAGCGCCCAGCTCCGCAGCCACAGCAGAACTTCACTCCAGATTTGGATGATGGCTGGGATGACGATATTCCGTTTTAG
- a CDS encoding IS3-like element ISSpe3 family transposase (programmed frameshift) produces the protein MKPSGSISNKRTQRDYTLGFKLAVVSQVEKGELTYKQAQDHYGIQGRSTVLTWLRKHGRLDWSQPIEHSPMSKSKETPAQKIKRLEKQVSNLEMKNMIYGDMVELLKNEYGIDLEKKLLSRTLWFAKVKGTIKLATASRQFNLSRQAIYQWKQRRTAKAETLKPVMKMVMYWRQFMPRVGTRKLYQLIKPQLIEQGIKLGRDGLFQYLKQQNMLVKPRKNYTKTTNSHHWLRKYPNLLKDRAVKRVEEVLVSDITYVKSDEGTHYLSLVTDAYSRKIMGYELSHEMKACDVVKALNMTIKNRQTTGDAIHHSDRGMQYCSAEYQETLAANGITPSMTDGYDCYQNALAERVNGILKHEFLLYRCRTMKELDMLIKESIETYNHLRPHLSLGMKTPNEVHKKASREFQLA, from the exons ATGAAACCTTCAGGTTCTATCAGCAATAAACGTACTCAGCGTGATTACACATTAGGCTTTAAATTAGCCGTCGTCAGCCAAGTAGAAAAAGGCGAGCTGACCTATAAGCAAGCTCAAGACCACTATGGTATCCAAGGAAGAAGTACCGTCCTTACATGGTTACGAAAGCATGGTAGATTAGACTGGTCCCAGCCTATTGAGCACTCTCCTATGTCTAAATCTAAAGAAACGCCAGCCCAGAAAATTAAGCGATTGGAGAAGCAAGTCTCTAATCTAGAAATGAAAAACATGATTTATGGCGATATGGTCGAGTTGCTTAAAAACGAATACGGCATCGATTTAGAAAAAAAGT TACTTAGCCGAACGCTCTGGTTCGCCAAAGTAAAAGGCACCATAAAGTTAGCCACAGCGAGTCGGCAGTTCAACTTATCTAGACAAGCAATTTATCAATGGAAACAACGCAGAACGGCAAAAGCTGAAACGCTTAAACCTGTGATGAAGATGGTCATGTATTGGCGCCAGTTTATGCCTAGAGTGGGGACGCGCAAGCTCTACCAGCTCATCAAGCCACAACTGATAGAACAAGGGATAAAGCTCGGTAGAGATGGGTTATTTCAGTATTTGAAGCAACAAAATATGCTGGTAAAACCCAGAAAAAATTACACTAAAACGACCAATAGCCATCACTGGCTAAGAAAGTATCCCAACTTACTAAAAGACAGAGCGGTCAAGCGTGTTGAAGAGGTGCTCGTTAGCGATATCACCTACGTGAAATCAGATGAGGGGACGCACTATTTGTCTCTGGTAACAGATGCGTACTCAAGAAAGATAATGGGATATGAGTTAAGCCATGAAATGAAAGCTTGTGACGTGGTCAAAGCATTGAATATGACGATAAAGAATCGTCAGACAACAGGCGATGCCATTCACCACTCAGATAGAGGGATGCAGTACTGCTCAGCTGAGTACCAGGAGACGTTAGCGGCAAATGGTATTACTCCGTCCATGACAGATGGATATGACTGCTACCAAAATGCACTTGCAGAGCGGGTTAATGGGATTTTGAAGCACGAGTTTTTGCTTTATCGCTGCCGTACGATGAAGGAGCTCGATATGTTAATCAAAGAGTCGATAGAGACTTATAACCATTTAAGGCCGCATCTTAGTTTAGGGATGAAAACCCCTAATGAAGTACATAAAAAAGCCAGTCGGGAGTTCCAACTGGCTTAA
- a CDS encoding substrate-binding periplasmic protein: protein MKSRLLILLTVSFPSSAEQIVVASDIWCPYICSDNSGYVVELTQQAFATVDVEVKFETIPFQRALKLTSQHKIDAVLAVTSEHMLNFELYNNHIVIGQYTNDFYTAVDSSWQYSDLASLDDMLIATILGYDYGQSLNQYLETRHPQIRTSGETPLKSNLYLTAKRRVDLLVGNRYVIDHTARQFGYSDDIRYAGSENEITPLYVGFGNNDKGRSYATKFAQGIESLKQNGEYQAILDKYQITF, encoded by the coding sequence TTGAAGTCTAGATTACTCATACTGTTAACAGTGAGCTTTCCTTCAAGCGCCGAGCAAATCGTAGTGGCTTCTGACATATGGTGCCCTTACATTTGCAGCGACAATTCTGGTTATGTGGTTGAACTCACACAGCAAGCCTTCGCCACCGTGGATGTTGAGGTGAAATTTGAAACCATTCCTTTTCAAAGGGCATTAAAACTCACAAGCCAGCATAAGATCGATGCCGTTTTGGCTGTCACTAGTGAGCACATGCTCAATTTTGAACTTTATAATAATCACATTGTAATTGGTCAATACACCAATGACTTTTATACCGCTGTAGACTCAAGTTGGCAGTACTCCGACCTAGCAAGCTTAGATGATATGCTGATCGCCACCATCCTAGGCTATGATTACGGCCAATCATTAAATCAGTATCTAGAAACACGTCATCCCCAGATCCGCACATCGGGAGAGACGCCGCTCAAGAGTAATCTTTACCTAACCGCAAAACGTCGCGTAGACCTACTAGTCGGTAATCGATACGTTATCGATCATACTGCAAGGCAATTTGGCTATAGCGATGATATTCGTTATGCAGGCAGTGAAAATGAGATCACCCCGCTTTACGTGGGATTTGGTAATAATGACAAGGGGCGAAGTTACGCCACTAAGTTTGCTCAAGGCATTGAAAGCCTCAAACAAAATGGTGAATACCAGGCTATCCTCGACAAATACCAAATCACGTTTTAA
- a CDS encoding aldose epimerase family protein codes for MVRIRPLEPWTDPRGGQIERLLIDNGTIAIEVLSLGGIIRSLWAPDRDGERANLVLGCDSAEDYLAQDAYLGAIAGRYANRIAKGRFSVGQTQYQLDVNQAMNCLHGGSEGFHRKNWQLGPLPDGVRLSLKSLDQDMGFPGNCNVQLDYRLVGNNLYVEILASSDKPCPISLTQHSYFNLDSSKTSLNHQLQIDAKQYLSIDDSGIPKSVCSTKSSDLDLSMPTELQSLIGREELTATSGIDHCFLMPNTESKLQRFGRLSSPLSGRSMTLYTNQPSVQVYGGNGLEGVIGKSQQGLGQYQGVCLEPQQIPDAPNQAHIAGDAMINPGEVYHHISRYQFEVDA; via the coding sequence ATGGTACGCATTCGCCCTCTCGAGCCTTGGACCGATCCACGTGGTGGACAAATAGAGCGACTGCTCATCGATAACGGTACAATAGCGATAGAAGTGTTAAGCCTTGGCGGGATCATCCGCTCTTTATGGGCACCGGATCGAGATGGTGAGCGTGCAAACTTAGTATTAGGCTGTGATAGCGCTGAAGATTATCTAGCCCAAGATGCCTACTTGGGCGCCATTGCTGGACGATACGCCAACCGTATTGCCAAGGGCCGTTTTAGTGTTGGTCAAACTCAGTACCAGCTCGATGTTAACCAGGCGATGAATTGTTTACATGGTGGCAGTGAAGGGTTCCATCGAAAAAATTGGCAACTAGGGCCACTACCCGATGGTGTGCGTCTCAGTCTAAAAAGCTTAGATCAAGACATGGGCTTTCCCGGTAACTGTAACGTGCAGTTAGATTATCGTCTAGTCGGCAATAATCTCTATGTAGAGATCTTAGCAAGCTCAGATAAACCTTGCCCGATTAGCCTGACTCAACACAGTTATTTTAATCTAGACTCCAGCAAGACAAGCCTCAACCACCAACTGCAGATCGATGCAAAACAATACCTCAGCATAGATGATAGCGGGATCCCCAAGTCTGTTTGTTCAACCAAGAGCAGTGACTTAGATCTTTCTATGCCGACAGAGTTACAGTCACTCATTGGGCGTGAAGAATTAACCGCAACCTCGGGAATCGATCATTGTTTCTTAATGCCTAACACAGAGTCAAAACTACAGCGATTTGGTCGTTTGAGCTCACCACTTAGCGGTCGTAGCATGACTTTATATACCAATCAGCCAAGCGTGCAGGTATATGGAGGTAATGGCTTAGAAGGGGTAATAGGTAAAAGCCAACAGGGATTAGGTCAATATCAGGGGGTGTGTTTAGAACCTCAACAGATCCCAGATGCGCCAAACCAGGCTCATATAGCTGGAGATGCGATGATTAATCCTGGCGAGGTTTACCATCATATCAGTCGCTATCAATTTGAAGTGGACGCCTAA
- the galK gene encoding galactokinase, whose product MSNPALRANKLFVQTFGTQADELYCAPGRVNLIGEHTDYNDGFVLPAAINFYTAVVVKRRDDLRFRAVSDAFPGEIEEWVFGEEGLPTANHWSNYLKGFTAAMATSGLAPKGLDVAVVSNVPMGAGLSSSAALEIAFGTAVNDCSQIKLSPLAIAQLAQRGENQFVGCACGIMDQMISALGEQDHALLIDCLDLDSEAISIPDSLSLIIINSNVQRGLVESEYNLRREQCEQAAAHFGLESLRDLDLATLEAGKADLSDNCYKRAKHVVTENRRTQNAAWALESGDIAKVSLLMAQSHRSMRDDFEITTTEIDYLVEIISNVIGERGGVRMTGGGFGGCVVALVDHALTDAVVEVVEKQYAEKTGLEADIYLCTASDGAKRIDD is encoded by the coding sequence ATGTCCAATCCCGCTCTGCGAGCAAACAAACTGTTTGTGCAAACTTTTGGCACCCAAGCCGATGAGCTTTATTGTGCCCCTGGACGCGTTAACCTGATTGGTGAACATACCGATTACAACGATGGCTTTGTGCTACCCGCCGCCATCAACTTCTATACGGCTGTGGTTGTTAAACGCCGTGATGACTTGCGGTTTCGCGCCGTATCGGACGCCTTTCCCGGTGAAATTGAAGAGTGGGTTTTCGGTGAAGAAGGCCTACCCACAGCCAATCATTGGTCGAACTACCTTAAAGGCTTTACCGCAGCGATGGCCACGTCAGGCTTAGCGCCAAAAGGACTGGATGTCGCAGTTGTCAGTAATGTCCCTATGGGGGCAGGTCTGTCTTCTTCGGCCGCATTAGAGATAGCCTTCGGTACCGCCGTCAATGATTGCAGCCAGATTAAACTGTCACCACTTGCTATCGCTCAACTGGCTCAGCGCGGCGAAAACCAATTTGTCGGCTGCGCCTGCGGCATCATGGATCAGATGATCAGCGCTCTCGGTGAACAAGATCATGCACTGCTTATCGACTGCCTAGATCTCGACAGTGAAGCAATTAGTATTCCCGACAGCTTAAGCCTGATCATTATCAACTCGAATGTACAGCGTGGACTTGTTGAGTCGGAATATAACCTTCGCCGCGAACAGTGCGAGCAAGCTGCTGCTCATTTTGGCTTAGAGTCACTGCGCGACCTTGACCTTGCCACCTTAGAGGCGGGAAAGGCGGACTTAAGCGACAACTGCTACAAACGTGCTAAACATGTTGTCACTGAAAACAGACGCACCCAAAATGCGGCGTGGGCACTTGAGTCTGGTGACATAGCCAAAGTTAGCCTTTTAATGGCACAGTCTCATAGGTCGATGCGAGATGACTTTGAGATCACCACCACAGAAATCGACTACCTAGTTGAGATAATCTCGAATGTTATCGGTGAGCGCGGTGGCGTACGTATGACTGGCGGTGGCTTTGGCGGCTGCGTGGTCGCACTGGTCGATCATGCGTTAACCGATGCTGTAGTTGAAGTTGTAGAAAAACAGTATGCCGAAAAAACAGGCCTAGAAGCCGATATTTATCTCTGTACAGCTAGCGATGGTGCCAAGCGTATCGACGATTAG
- a CDS encoding solute:sodium symporter family transporter has protein sequence MEHTIQLVIFFGLTALVGLITYLKCRKVTRDSSDSKDYFLAGGGLSWVVVAGSLMMTNISAEQIVGMNGAQTLLVAWWEIAAAVGLIILAKWLIPIYYKYNCTTTTELLERKYQDKGIRAMVSVLFMLGYAFILLPVVLYTGSLFMKSMFGLSISVTMLAIIFAVVGAIYAIFGGLRAIAISDSLNGIGLLLMGIVVSYLALNAVNWDLSGIPIERVTLIGDTQSDIPWHTLLTGMIFIQIFYWGTNMVITQRALAAKSVEEAQKGLYAAVVMKLIIPIIVVLPGLVAYKLYGDVGDVAYGKLVGDILPSWLSGAFAAVMAGAVLSSFNSCLNSAAALYTCDIHQNYINPNADIRKIGTRVALVFTLISLCLVPVFAQSSSIISLLQQLNGLYSMPVLAAFICALVFKDVNAKAIKIGLVFGVLMYAVFTFVWSPLHFIHMMAITLAATIFVTLALSKYVFGPQSINNQLVSD, from the coding sequence ATGGAACACACTATTCAACTGGTTATATTTTTTGGCCTAACCGCCTTGGTAGGTTTAATCACCTACCTAAAATGCCGCAAAGTCACCCGCGATAGCAGCGACAGCAAAGACTACTTTCTTGCCGGCGGAGGCTTAAGCTGGGTAGTAGTTGCTGGCTCATTGATGATGACTAACATCAGCGCCGAACAGATAGTGGGCATGAACGGCGCACAAACCTTGCTAGTCGCTTGGTGGGAGATCGCCGCGGCGGTGGGACTCATCATACTAGCAAAATGGCTGATCCCAATCTATTACAAGTATAACTGCACCACGACAACCGAACTGCTTGAGCGCAAGTATCAAGACAAGGGGATCCGCGCTATGGTGTCGGTGCTGTTTATGCTCGGCTACGCCTTCATTTTATTACCTGTAGTGCTATACACAGGCTCGTTATTTATGAAGTCTATGTTTGGCTTATCTATATCAGTAACCATGCTAGCGATCATTTTTGCCGTTGTCGGTGCCATCTATGCGATTTTTGGCGGTCTAAGAGCCATAGCCATCTCCGATAGCCTCAACGGTATTGGTTTGCTGCTCATGGGGATCGTGGTCTCCTATCTGGCACTCAACGCCGTCAATTGGGATCTGTCTGGCATCCCTATCGAACGTGTCACCTTGATTGGTGATACTCAGTCAGATATTCCTTGGCATACCCTATTAACCGGTATGATCTTCATTCAGATCTTCTACTGGGGCACCAACATGGTGATCACCCAAAGAGCCCTAGCAGCCAAGTCAGTTGAAGAGGCGCAAAAAGGCCTCTATGCAGCTGTAGTCATGAAGCTAATTATTCCTATTATCGTGGTATTACCAGGGCTTGTGGCCTACAAACTTTATGGTGATGTAGGTGATGTTGCATACGGCAAGCTGGTTGGTGATATTCTACCTAGCTGGCTGTCTGGCGCCTTTGCAGCTGTGATGGCAGGCGCAGTTTTAAGCTCATTTAACTCTTGCCTGAACTCAGCTGCAGCGCTTTATACCTGCGACATCCATCAAAACTATATCAATCCGAATGCTGATATTCGAAAAATTGGCACCCGAGTAGCCTTAGTCTTTACCCTTATTTCATTGTGCTTAGTGCCGGTATTTGCCCAATCGTCTAGTATCATCTCGCTGCTACAGCAGCTAAATGGTCTCTACTCTATGCCAGTACTCGCAGCCTTTATCTGCGCCCTAGTCTTTAAGGATGTTAACGCTAAAGCGATTAAGATTGGCCTAGTGTTTGGCGTGCTAATGTATGCGGTGTTTACCTTCGTATGGAGTCCGCTGCACTTTATCCACATGATGGCTATTACCTTGGCCGCCACCATATTTGTCACCCTCGCCCTGAGTAAATATGTATTCGGGCCACAGAGCATCAATAACCAACTCGTTAGCGACTAA
- a CDS encoding glycoside hydrolase family 2 TIM barrel-domain containing protein, whose protein sequence is MNTRQLTSKNVTSCRLIASVVALLVCPLSFASDAPLRWQNHQIFEQNKQPPHASFFGYSSQEKALTDEYRDSENFFDLNGRWQFHYANNPSSAPKDFAQVEANLADWQSIQVPGNWETQGFGHAIYLDERYPFSTTWPDAPEDHNPTGSYRREINLPQSWQDKQVFLHIGAARSALTAFVNGQEVGYSQGAKTPAEFDITPYLNQEQNLLALQIIRWSDASYLESQDMLRVSGIERDVYLYATEKQRISDIDAQYQMSANLDKAEVALKLKLENHAKAKDVSLSYRLLSPQGVEVSRGEQKIAKLAKQDTRQFDFPLNSPMLWSAETPNLYQLIVSLNDNQGELLQASSQHLGFRRVEINNGQLLVNNKAITIRGVDRHETDPDTGHVVSRASMETDIRLMKQNNINAVRSSHYPNDPYWLSLTDKYGLYVIDEANIESHPLAIDKNTQLGNEMSWLPAHQARVERMVERDKNHPSIIIWSLGNEAGEGKLFAALYDWIKQRDPSRPVQYEPAGQHAYTDIVAPMYPSIERIEKYAKEHQDRPLIMIEYAHAMGNSVGNLQDYWDVIEQYPQLQGGFIWDWVDQSLAFTNENGQRYWAYGKDYHPDMPTDGNFLNNGLVDPDRNPHPHLSEVKKVYQPLKLTELTRNQQDVTFTLSNRYDFIDTLGLNLIWTLQQDGRPVAEGLVAMPQVKADTSQVLNFTLPESAIKTMQQSPQYEYQLLLEVKVDTPQPMLPSDHLIAFEQFALQSAKPVTAKTIDAIKETRDSWILGKNNAQYLFNKDTGWLTDIRVEGESQLKSPLIANFWRAPTDNDLGNQMPKWAGMWQDAGQELELVSITRSKGQHAALKVTHQHPKLGFTLTSSYRVSDQAKLLVSSDFTPGDGELADLPRFGFSARLPFEVRFMHYFGRGPEETYTDRKTGNPVAWYALPIEQTFHRYSRPQETGQRTDVRYVAVTNNKGAGLLAQTTMNSEMLQTSLWPFAQADIDFRDGDAEGSASGLVPVTANHGAEIPIRDFVTWNIDYKQMGVGGDTSWGRPVHAPYRIAPKAMSFSFSLEPISANTDIKKQARGLQ, encoded by the coding sequence ATGAATACCCGACAATTAACCAGCAAAAATGTAACCTCCTGCCGCCTTATCGCCAGTGTAGTTGCCCTTTTAGTCTGCCCTCTGAGCTTTGCTAGTGATGCGCCTCTAAGATGGCAGAACCACCAAATCTTCGAGCAGAACAAGCAGCCACCCCATGCGAGCTTCTTTGGCTATTCCAGCCAAGAAAAAGCCCTCACTGATGAGTATAGAGACAGTGAAAACTTCTTCGATCTTAACGGTCGCTGGCAGTTTCATTATGCGAACAATCCATCGAGCGCCCCAAAGGATTTTGCGCAAGTAGAGGCCAACCTTGCTGACTGGCAGAGCATTCAAGTTCCCGGCAATTGGGAAACACAAGGTTTTGGCCACGCCATCTATTTAGATGAGCGCTACCCATTTAGCACCACCTGGCCCGATGCCCCTGAAGATCACAACCCGACGGGTAGTTACCGCCGTGAGATAAATCTGCCGCAGAGTTGGCAAGACAAGCAGGTATTTCTGCACATTGGCGCCGCACGCTCGGCGCTGACCGCCTTCGTTAATGGCCAGGAGGTCGGTTATAGTCAGGGCGCTAAGACCCCTGCAGAATTTGATATTACCCCTTATCTAAATCAAGAACAGAATCTACTGGCCTTACAGATTATTCGCTGGAGTGATGCCAGTTATTTAGAAAGCCAAGACATGCTTAGGGTCAGTGGCATCGAGCGCGATGTCTATCTGTATGCTACTGAGAAACAGCGTATTAGCGATATCGACGCCCAATATCAGATGTCGGCAAACTTAGATAAGGCTGAAGTTGCACTTAAACTGAAGTTAGAAAACCATGCCAAAGCTAAAGATGTGAGCCTTAGCTATCGACTGCTATCGCCTCAAGGTGTAGAGGTTAGCCGCGGTGAACAGAAAATAGCTAAACTGGCAAAGCAAGATACACGGCAGTTCGATTTTCCTCTCAATTCTCCTATGCTTTGGAGCGCAGAAACTCCCAACCTCTATCAACTAATTGTCAGCCTTAACGATAACCAAGGTGAATTGCTACAAGCCAGTAGCCAACATTTGGGCTTTCGCCGAGTCGAGATTAACAATGGTCAACTACTGGTCAATAACAAGGCGATCACCATTCGTGGCGTCGACAGGCACGAAACCGATCCCGATACAGGCCACGTTGTCAGTCGAGCCAGTATGGAAACTGATATCCGCCTGATGAAGCAGAACAATATCAATGCGGTGCGCTCGAGCCATTATCCCAATGATCCTTACTGGCTGAGCCTCACCGATAAGTATGGTCTGTATGTAATTGATGAAGCCAATATCGAATCACATCCGCTAGCTATCGATAAAAATACCCAGCTTGGTAATGAGATGAGCTGGTTGCCAGCCCATCAAGCGCGAGTCGAACGTATGGTCGAGCGCGATAAGAATCACCCCTCTATCATCATCTGGTCTCTGGGCAACGAAGCCGGAGAAGGTAAACTCTTTGCCGCGCTCTATGATTGGATTAAGCAGCGCGACCCGAGTCGCCCTGTACAGTATGAGCCTGCCGGTCAACATGCTTATACCGATATCGTCGCCCCTATGTATCCGTCCATTGAGCGCATCGAAAAGTACGCCAAAGAGCATCAGGATAGGCCACTTATTATGATTGAGTACGCCCATGCCATGGGCAACTCGGTCGGTAATCTGCAAGATTACTGGGATGTCATCGAACAATACCCTCAGCTTCAAGGCGGCTTTATTTGGGACTGGGTCGACCAATCCCTCGCCTTTACCAATGAAAATGGTCAGCGCTATTGGGCCTACGGTAAAGACTATCATCCTGATATGCCTACCGATGGTAACTTTCTAAATAATGGTTTAGTGGATCCCGATAGAAACCCGCACCCACATCTATCTGAGGTGAAGAAGGTTTATCAGCCGCTCAAGCTAACTGAACTAACCCGAAACCAGCAAGATGTGACGTTTACCTTAAGCAACCGCTATGACTTTATCGACACCTTAGGGCTAAACCTAATATGGACATTGCAACAAGACGGACGTCCGGTTGCCGAAGGCTTGGTCGCGATGCCACAAGTAAAGGCGGATACAAGCCAAGTGCTCAACTTTACCTTGCCTGAGTCTGCGATTAAGACTATGCAGCAAAGCCCGCAATATGAGTATCAACTGCTATTAGAGGTCAAGGTCGATACCCCTCAGCCTATGTTACCAAGCGATCACCTAATAGCCTTCGAGCAATTCGCCCTGCAATCAGCTAAGCCTGTAACGGCAAAGACCATCGATGCGATAAAGGAGACCCGTGATAGCTGGATATTAGGGAAAAATAACGCCCAGTATCTGTTCAACAAAGACACAGGCTGGTTAACTGACATTCGAGTCGAAGGAGAGTCTCAACTCAAGAGCCCGTTAATAGCCAACTTTTGGCGCGCCCCTACCGATAACGACTTAGGTAACCAGATGCCTAAGTGGGCAGGTATGTGGCAAGACGCAGGGCAAGAACTTGAACTCGTCTCCATCACTCGCAGCAAAGGCCAGCATGCGGCGCTTAAGGTTACCCACCAGCACCCTAAGCTTGGCTTTACGCTTACCTCCTCTTATCGAGTGAGCGATCAGGCCAAACTGTTAGTCAGCAGTGACTTTACCCCTGGAGATGGTGAACTTGCCGATCTTCCCCGCTTCGGTTTTTCTGCAAGGCTCCCTTTCGAGGTGCGCTTTATGCACTACTTTGGCCGCGGCCCCGAAGAGACCTATACCGATAGAAAAACCGGCAATCCTGTTGCCTGGTATGCCCTGCCGATAGAGCAAACCTTCCATCGCTATTCACGCCCGCAGGAAACTGGGCAACGCACCGATGTACGCTATGTCGCCGTAACCAATAACAAGGGAGCAGGCCTACTTGCGCAAACCACCATGAACAGTGAAATGCTGCAAACGAGTCTGTGGCCATTTGCTCAAGCAGATATCGACTTTAGGGACGGCGATGCCGAAGGTTCAGCATCAGGGCTAGTACCAGTGACAGCGAACCATGGCGCCGAGATCCCAATCCGAGATTTTGTCACCTGGAATATCGATTACAAACAGATGGGCGTCGGCGGTGATACCTCATGGGGGCGTCCTGTACACGCACCCTATCGTATCGCACCAAAAGCGATGAGCTTCAGCTTTAGCCTAGAGCCCATTTCAGCTAACACAGATATAAAAAAGCAGGCTAGAGGCCTGCAATAG
- a CDS encoding TolB family protein: protein MPNNNKNSTLAGYAFLASLLFIPSSIQAAGFDIWIYSLDYDDTSQQWSLGEAKAVTERDGYDNQPSFSPDSQNLLFTSDRIDAQNDIYQYRLTDGTLSQLTFTPKQSEYSPQAFTNGTDSYQLKYVVEQGVPHQSVWQQTSNSPRKRAINSYIPTGYFASDERLGTLIWARYAYSLYFEPKGETADERHFVVENVGRSIHAIPNDQAFSYLHKQLDGDRVIKRFSPQDNSHSLLITLASSASEDYAWSQNNWLLNIDSGYLRGWNSASKQQADWQILSPIPAPSEHYLNASRIAVSPDSKHLAVVWQRK from the coding sequence ATGCCAAACAATAATAAAAACTCTACTCTGGCGGGTTATGCATTTCTAGCGAGCCTACTTTTTATTCCCAGCAGCATTCAGGCTGCTGGGTTTGATATCTGGATCTATTCCCTCGATTACGACGACACAAGCCAGCAATGGAGCCTAGGTGAGGCTAAAGCCGTCACTGAACGCGATGGCTACGATAACCAACCTAGCTTTAGCCCCGATAGCCAAAACCTGCTGTTTACCTCCGACCGAATAGACGCACAAAACGATATCTATCAGTATCGCCTCACTGACGGCACTCTTAGCCAGCTGACCTTCACCCCCAAGCAGAGTGAATACTCACCGCAAGCTTTCACTAATGGCACTGATAGCTACCAGCTCAAGTATGTGGTCGAGCAAGGTGTACCTCACCAAAGCGTTTGGCAGCAAACGAGCAATAGTCCACGCAAACGTGCCATCAATAGCTATATTCCAACGGGTTACTTTGCTAGCGATGAGCGTTTAGGCACGCTTATCTGGGCAAGATATGCCTATAGTCTCTACTTCGAGCCTAAGGGCGAAACTGCCGATGAGCGCCACTTTGTGGTAGAAAATGTTGGCCGTAGCATCCACGCCATTCCCAATGACCAAGCCTTTAGCTACCTGCATAAACAGCTCGATGGCGACAGAGTGATTAAGCGCTTCTCTCCACAAGACAATAGCCATAGCCTATTAATTACGCTTGCCAGTAGCGCGAGTGAAGACTATGCCTGGAGTCAGAATAATTGGCTATTAAACATAGATAGTGGCTATTTACGCGGCTGGAACTCTGCCTCGAAACAGCAAGCAGACTGGCAAATACTTAGCCCTATTCCAGCGCCAAGTGAGCATTACCTGAATGCCTCTCGTATCGCCGTTAGCCCTGACAGCAAACACTTAGCTGTGGTTTGGCAGCGAAAATAA